One genomic window of Ruminococcus gauvreauii includes the following:
- a CDS encoding ECF transporter S component: MNNTSTATMSKTKGMAQVALFAALILVMAFTPFLGYIPLGFTRATIIHIPVIIGSLMLGPKKGAALGFVFGLTSFINNTINPSVTSFVFTPFYSLGEYSGGIGSLIICFVPRILVGVVPFFVYRLVMKLTKKQTNGTSVLGLALAGLSGALTNTLLVMNMIYLFFGDSYAAASGIAANAVYSAITAIITVNGIPEAIVAAVIVALVGKVLMNTKVMKNIGV, from the coding sequence ATGAATAACACATCAACAGCAACTATGTCAAAGACGAAGGGAATGGCACAGGTGGCACTTTTCGCTGCACTGATTTTAGTCATGGCCTTCACACCGTTTCTGGGCTACATTCCGCTCGGCTTCACGAGAGCGACCATTATCCACATTCCGGTTATCATCGGATCGCTGATGCTTGGACCTAAAAAAGGAGCGGCGCTTGGGTTTGTATTTGGACTGACGAGTTTTATCAATAATACGATCAATCCGTCGGTGACATCCTTTGTATTCACGCCGTTCTATTCTCTGGGCGAATACAGCGGAGGAATCGGAAGTCTGATTATCTGTTTTGTACCGCGGATACTTGTGGGAGTCGTACCGTTTTTTGTCTACCGCCTCGTTATGAAACTGACGAAAAAACAGACGAACGGCACCTCTGTTTTGGGACTGGCACTCGCGGGACTCTCCGGAGCGCTGACCAACACACTTCTGGTCATGAATATGATCTATCTGTTCTTCGGGGACAGTTATGCGGCAGCAAGCGGGATTGCGGCAAATGCGGTGTATTCGGCGATCACGGCCATCATTACAGTCAACGGTATTCCGGAGGCGATTGTGGCAGCCGTTATCGTGGCGTTGGTCGGGAAGGTGCTGATGAATACGAAAGTGATGAAGAATATAGGAGTATGA
- the coaBC gene encoding bifunctional phosphopantothenoylcysteine decarboxylase/phosphopantothenate--cysteine ligase CoaBC yields MLNGKTVLLGVSGGIAAYKSAALASALMKQRANVHVIMTPNAVNFINPITFETLTGNKCLIDTFDRNFQHSVEHVAIAKQADVMMIAPATADVMGKLAHGIADDMLTTTALACRCRKIVAPAMNTAMYENPIVRDNMRTLKQYGFEVIPPAAGRLACGDTGAGKMPEPEVLMEYIEREIAFAKDMRGKRVLVTAGPTQEAMDPVRFITNHSSGKMGYALARIAMLKGAEVTLVSGKTNLMPPPFVKVIHVTSAQEMFDAVTGEFPDQDIVIKAAAVADYRPRHVSDEKMKKKGDSLFVEMERTEDILKYLGEHKKPYQFLCGFSMETENVIGNSRDKLAKKHLDMIVANNLREPGAGFEANTNVVTLITQDEEISLDLMSKEEVAVHILDRIMSNP; encoded by the coding sequence ATGTTAAATGGAAAAACTGTGCTGCTCGGCGTATCGGGCGGAATTGCAGCATATAAAAGTGCCGCTCTTGCAAGTGCGCTTATGAAGCAGCGCGCCAATGTACACGTGATCATGACACCGAATGCAGTTAATTTTATTAACCCGATTACATTTGAAACATTAACGGGAAATAAATGCCTGATTGACACATTTGACAGGAATTTTCAGCACAGTGTGGAGCATGTCGCCATTGCAAAACAGGCGGATGTGATGATGATCGCGCCCGCAACAGCCGATGTGATGGGGAAGCTTGCGCATGGAATAGCGGATGATATGCTGACAACGACGGCGCTTGCCTGCCGCTGCAGGAAGATCGTGGCGCCGGCGATGAACACTGCCATGTATGAGAATCCCATTGTGCGCGATAATATGCGCACACTGAAGCAGTATGGATTTGAAGTCATACCGCCTGCAGCAGGCAGACTTGCATGCGGCGATACGGGAGCCGGCAAGATGCCGGAGCCTGAAGTGCTGATGGAATATATTGAGCGGGAGATTGCATTTGCAAAGGATATGCGCGGGAAACGGGTACTGGTGACAGCCGGACCGACGCAGGAAGCGATGGACCCGGTACGTTTTATCACAAACCATTCATCCGGGAAAATGGGATATGCATTGGCCAGAATCGCGATGCTGAAGGGGGCCGAGGTGACACTCGTGAGCGGAAAGACGAATCTTATGCCGCCGCCTTTCGTGAAGGTGATCCATGTAACCAGCGCACAGGAGATGTTCGACGCGGTAACCGGCGAGTTTCCGGATCAGGACATTGTGATCAAGGCGGCAGCGGTTGCTGATTACCGGCCGCGGCATGTCAGCGATGAGAAGATGAAGAAAAAGGGTGACAGTCTTTTCGTTGAGATGGAACGGACGGAAGACATTTTGAAATATCTGGGAGAGCATAAGAAGCCATATCAGTTTCTGTGCGGATTTTCCATGGAGACGGAGAACGTAATCGGTAATTCCAGGGACAAGCTTGCAAAAAAGCATCTGGACATGATTGTTGCGAACAATCTGAGAGAACCCGGAGCTGGATTTGAAGCGAACACCAATGTGGTGACCCTGATTACACAGGATGAGGAAATCTCTCTTGACCTGATGAGCAAGGAAGAGGTTGCCGTTCATATCCTGGATAGAATTATGAGCAACCCGTAA
- a CDS encoding DUF2298 domain-containing protein yields MMGTSLIWWLMMLVLGMGFMPLSAILFKNYRDCGWMFSKVLGAVLPGYFVWLLVSTGLFEFTTTFCVVIVLMGIVLNIGIFWCRLRKGKSVFWITRENGKLIICEELLFLALFLFWTYLAGFHPEAKGTEKFMDYGFMASMMRSTKIPAPDIWYAGEGLNYYYGGQYFAVFLTKISFTRIQETYNVMRTLVAAFAFMMPFAIARQLWEDRAVKADGKKRTGASVPAGLLAGAAVSFAGNMHYVLAGPLLRFFRGFLGHDSDYTYWFSNSTRYIGYYPKGSDRTIHEYPAYSFVLGDLHAHVVNLMFVLCLVGIIYAFMKAPIRVSKIKQKAALPCRLIRSLKNPYYLMFGVFLGIFHFTNYWDFPIYFVVIMAVVVYRNLREGQFAPGYAIGRSLLHGAWMLIISELVALPFTLQFKSMVSGIALAENHTSFKQLLVVWGFPLILCTVFVVWTVIKNAGKTKNRGRFRSLMENTHPSDLFVAGLVLCAIGLVLIPELVYVRDIYEENSARANTMFKLTYQAFTLLGISMAYILMRFLLNKSRALYVTGILGSICLFSTIGYLGTAVSDWFGDVLDRSGFQGLDATAYLEEEYPTDAGAIDWLNEHVDGSPVIVEACGDSYSEYQRVSAMTGLPCVLGWYVHEWLWRNDTDDLNQRKDDVKLIYTSDDEAEVHGLLEKYDVSYIYVGDLEREKYGEINDSLLKSAGEVVFERNDTYIIAISG; encoded by the coding sequence ATGATGGGTACGAGTCTGATTTGGTGGCTGATGATGCTGGTACTTGGCATGGGATTCATGCCTCTGTCAGCAATCCTGTTTAAAAATTATCGTGACTGCGGATGGATGTTTTCCAAGGTACTGGGGGCTGTTCTGCCGGGCTATTTTGTGTGGCTGCTGGTCAGTACCGGATTATTTGAATTTACAACAACTTTCTGTGTGGTCATCGTGCTCATGGGAATTGTTCTGAACATCGGAATTTTCTGGTGTCGGCTCAGAAAGGGAAAATCCGTGTTCTGGATCACGCGTGAAAATGGAAAACTGATCATCTGTGAAGAATTGCTGTTTCTTGCGTTGTTCCTGTTCTGGACCTACCTGGCGGGCTTTCATCCGGAAGCAAAGGGGACGGAAAAGTTCATGGACTACGGGTTCATGGCGAGCATGATGCGCAGCACCAAAATCCCGGCACCGGATATCTGGTATGCTGGGGAAGGCCTCAACTATTATTACGGGGGTCAGTATTTTGCAGTGTTTTTGACCAAAATTTCGTTCACCCGGATACAGGAGACTTATAATGTGATGCGCACGCTTGTGGCTGCATTTGCATTTATGATGCCGTTTGCCATAGCACGCCAGCTCTGGGAGGACCGGGCTGTGAAAGCGGATGGAAAGAAGCGCACGGGTGCGTCAGTGCCGGCCGGTCTTCTGGCGGGAGCTGCTGTGTCTTTTGCCGGCAACATGCATTATGTGCTTGCCGGACCGCTGCTGCGCTTTTTCAGGGGATTTCTGGGGCATGACAGTGATTACACGTACTGGTTTTCAAATTCCACGCGTTATATTGGCTATTACCCGAAAGGCAGCGACCGGACAATCCATGAATATCCGGCGTACTCCTTTGTACTCGGAGATCTGCATGCCCATGTCGTGAATCTGATGTTTGTGCTGTGCCTGGTCGGTATCATCTATGCGTTTATGAAAGCTCCGATCCGTGTATCGAAGATAAAACAAAAGGCCGCACTGCCTTGTCGGCTTATCCGCTCCCTGAAAAATCCGTATTATCTGATGTTTGGAGTTTTCCTGGGGATTTTTCATTTTACAAATTACTGGGACTTTCCCATCTACTTCGTGGTGATTATGGCGGTTGTCGTATACCGCAATCTGAGGGAAGGGCAGTTTGCACCGGGGTATGCGATCGGCCGCAGCCTGCTGCACGGTGCGTGGATGCTGATAATCTCTGAGCTCGTAGCACTGCCGTTTACACTGCAGTTTAAGAGTATGGTGTCGGGGATTGCATTGGCTGAGAATCACACTTCTTTCAAACAGCTTCTGGTTGTGTGGGGATTTCCGCTGATTCTGTGCACTGTTTTTGTAGTCTGGACGGTCATAAAAAATGCCGGAAAAACTAAGAACCGAGGCAGGTTTCGCAGCCTGATGGAAAACACACATCCCTCCGATCTCTTTGTGGCGGGGCTGGTTCTCTGTGCAATAGGGCTTGTACTGATCCCGGAGCTTGTGTATGTCCGTGACATTTACGAGGAGAACTCGGCGAGAGCGAATACAATGTTTAAGCTGACATATCAGGCATTTACATTGCTTGGCATCAGTATGGCATATATTCTGATGCGTTTTCTGCTGAATAAGTCACGTGCACTGTATGTGACAGGAATTCTGGGAAGTATCTGTCTGTTTTCGACGATCGGCTATTTGGGGACTGCAGTCTCAGACTGGTTTGGGGATGTCCTGGACCGTTCCGGTTTTCAGGGCCTGGATGCGACTGCATATCTGGAGGAGGAGTATCCGACGGATGCCGGTGCCATTGACTGGCTGAATGAACATGTGGACGGAAGCCCTGTCATCGTGGAAGCCTGTGGAGACAGCTATTCTGAATACCAGAGGGTATCGGCAATGACCGGTCTGCCCTGTGTACTCGGATGGTACGTGCACGAGTGGCTGTGGAGAAATGATACGGATGACCTCAATCAAAGAAAAGACGATGTAAAGCTCATATATACCTCTGATGATGAGGCGGAAGTACATGGGCTGCTGGAAAAATATGATGTCTCCTATATCTATGTGGGTGACCTGGAGCGTGAAAAATACGGGGAGATCAATGATTCCTTACTGAAGTCTGCGGGAGAGGTCGTTTTTGAAAGAAATGACACGTATATCATTGCAATTTCGGGATGA
- a CDS encoding glycosyltransferase family 2 protein has product MNTLWIVMPAYNEAWNIESVVRQWYPVISRIQNGSRLLVVDDGSTDATYEILMRLKEEYPYLEAVTKKNGGHGAAVLYGYRYAIAHGAEYIFQTDSDGQTLPSEFGQMWSDRLAAGLLLGYRKHRQDGFSRKIVTKTLRLVVLLNFRVWMKDINTPFRLMRADELGEILKSIPRDYHLANVMVSVLYKKRGKTVLYYPITFRMRQGGVNSVNIPKIIAMGRRAVAEFHSMRRRI; this is encoded by the coding sequence ATGAACACACTATGGATTGTGATGCCGGCATATAATGAGGCCTGGAATATTGAATCGGTTGTACGGCAGTGGTACCCAGTGATCAGCCGCATCCAAAATGGCAGCCGCCTGCTTGTTGTGGATGATGGAAGCACAGATGCTACATATGAGATACTGATGAGGCTGAAAGAGGAGTATCCATATCTGGAGGCTGTGACAAAAAAGAACGGCGGTCACGGAGCCGCGGTGCTCTATGGGTACCGGTATGCGATCGCGCATGGGGCAGAGTATATCTTTCAGACGGATTCAGATGGTCAGACGCTTCCTTCGGAATTCGGACAGATGTGGAGTGACCGCCTGGCGGCAGGACTGCTGCTCGGGTACCGGAAGCATCGTCAGGATGGATTTTCCAGGAAGATCGTGACGAAAACACTGCGCCTGGTAGTGCTTCTCAACTTTCGTGTATGGATGAAGGATATCAATACGCCGTTCCGTCTGATGCGGGCGGATGAGCTTGGTGAGATTCTGAAAAGCATCCCCAGGGATTACCATCTGGCGAATGTCATGGTGAGTGTATTATATAAAAAGAGGGGGAAGACGGTCCTGTACTATCCGATCACATTCCGGATGCGCCAGGGCGGAGTTAATTCTGTCAATATTCCGAAGATCATTGCCATGGGCCGCCGTGCAGTGGCCGAATTTCATTCGATGCGAAGGAGGATATGA
- a CDS encoding cytidylate kinase-like family protein → MENVVITIARQYGSGGKTVGEMLAKELGINCYNREILRMASEDSGISEKLFGKVDERLDIGLLQKLTTKVYSGDLINPECDGFVSNDNLFNYQAKIIKQLARQESCVIIGRCADFVLRNFDNVASVFVHADREFCFDRAMERNSMTKREMERYIAKVDKYRGDFYHHYTGRDWTDARNYDLCINSGKLGFERCVEEIRSYLKIRFKE, encoded by the coding sequence ATGGAAAATGTGGTAATTACAATTGCTAGACAGTATGGAAGCGGCGGCAAGACGGTCGGCGAGATGCTGGCAAAAGAACTGGGTATTAACTGCTATAACCGTGAAATCCTTCGGATGGCGTCTGAGGACAGCGGAATCTCTGAGAAGCTGTTCGGGAAGGTCGATGAGCGGCTGGATATCGGACTGCTTCAGAAACTGACGACAAAAGTATACAGCGGAGATCTGATCAATCCGGAGTGTGACGGATTCGTTTCAAATGATAACCTGTTTAATTATCAGGCCAAGATCATAAAGCAGCTTGCGCGGCAGGAATCCTGTGTGATCATCGGGCGATGCGCCGATTTTGTGCTTCGCAATTTTGATAATGTCGCGAGTGTATTCGTCCATGCGGACCGGGAATTCTGTTTTGACCGTGCGATGGAGAGGAACAGTATGACCAAGCGTGAGATGGAGCGATACATCGCCAAAGTTGATAAATACCGCGGTGATTTTTACCATCACTATACAGGGCGTGACTGGACGGACGCGAGAAATTACGATCTCTGTATCAACAGCGGAAAGCTGGGATTCGAGAGATGTGTGGAAGAGATCAGGAGCTATTTAAAAATCAGGTTTAAAGAATAG
- a CDS encoding ABC transporter ATP-binding protein yields MAMLEVKDLEVFYGMIQAIKGVSFEVNAGEVIALIGANGAGKTTILHTITGLLTPKNGSVIFEGQDITRTPAHKIVGLGMAHVPEGRRVFAQLSVYENLRMGAFTRSDKQEIEETLEMVYKRFPRLEERRNQLAGTLSGGEQQMLAMGRALMSHPKIIVMDEPSMGLSPILVNEIFDIIQEVSAGNTTVLLVEQNAKKALSIADRAYVLETGKIVLSGDAKDLMNDDSIKKAYLGE; encoded by the coding sequence ATGGCAATGCTTGAAGTTAAGGACCTGGAAGTATTCTACGGCATGATCCAGGCGATCAAAGGTGTCTCCTTCGAGGTAAACGCGGGGGAAGTCATCGCATTGATCGGAGCCAACGGTGCGGGTAAAACTACGATCCTTCATACGATTACCGGATTGCTGACACCGAAAAATGGTTCTGTCATATTTGAAGGGCAGGATATCACAAGGACTCCGGCGCATAAAATAGTAGGACTCGGTATGGCTCATGTTCCGGAAGGCCGCCGCGTATTTGCACAGCTGAGTGTCTATGAGAATCTGCGGATGGGGGCTTTTACCAGAAGTGACAAACAGGAGATTGAAGAGACACTGGAGATGGTATACAAACGTTTTCCGCGCCTCGAGGAGAGACGAAATCAGCTGGCGGGTACGTTATCCGGAGGAGAACAGCAGATGCTCGCCATGGGGCGTGCACTGATGTCCCATCCCAAGATCATCGTGATGGATGAACCGTCCATGGGGCTTTCCCCGATTCTCGTCAATGAGATTTTTGATATTATTCAGGAAGTGAGCGCAGGAAACACCACGGTGCTTCTGGTCGAACAGAATGCAAAGAAGGCGCTTTCCATTGCAGACCGTGCATATGTACTGGAGACCGGAAAAATCGTCCTGAGCGGAGATGCAAAAGATCTGATGAATGATGATTCCATTAAGAAAGCATATCTGGGTGAATAG
- a CDS encoding ABC transporter ATP-binding protein translates to MALLEVKNLGISFGGLRAVNAVDMNIEAGQLYGLIGPNGAGKTTFFNLLTGVYKPDEGIVRLGGKDITGKKTIEINRAGIARTFQNIRLFKDLPVLDNVKVGLHNHHHYTTIEGILRLPRYRSVEKEMNEKAMELLKVFGLENEADYLASNLPYGKQRKLEIARALATDPQLILLDEPAAGMNPNETSELMETIQFVREKFDMTILLIEHDMKLVAGICEELTVLNFGEVLAQGETSEVLNNPEVITAYLGE, encoded by the coding sequence ATGGCACTGTTAGAAGTGAAAAATCTGGGAATTTCCTTTGGAGGTCTGCGCGCAGTCAATGCAGTGGATATGAACATTGAAGCCGGTCAGCTGTACGGACTGATCGGTCCGAACGGAGCGGGAAAGACAACATTTTTTAACCTGCTGACCGGCGTATATAAACCGGACGAAGGAATTGTAAGACTTGGCGGCAAAGATATTACCGGAAAAAAGACGATCGAGATCAACAGGGCAGGGATTGCCCGTACCTTTCAGAATATCCGTCTGTTTAAAGACCTTCCGGTACTCGACAACGTAAAGGTGGGACTTCATAACCATCACCATTACACGACGATAGAAGGGATTCTGCGTCTGCCGAGATACCGCAGCGTCGAGAAAGAGATGAATGAAAAAGCAATGGAACTTTTGAAAGTATTCGGACTTGAGAACGAGGCGGATTATCTGGCATCCAATCTTCCTTACGGAAAACAGAGAAAGCTGGAAATCGCACGGGCGCTGGCGACGGATCCCCAGCTTATTCTGCTGGATGAGCCGGCTGCAGGAATGAATCCGAATGAGACCAGCGAGCTTATGGAGACCATACAGTTTGTCAGGGAAAAGTTTGATATGACCATTCTGCTCATTGAACACGATATGAAGCTGGTAGCCGGTATCTGCGAGGAATTGACCGTACTGAACTTCGGCGAAGTTCTGGCACAGGGAGAGACGAGCGAGGTACTGAATAATCCGGAAGTTATCACGGCATATCTGGGAGAATAG
- a CDS encoding branched-chain amino acid ABC transporter permease: protein MLKKMNKTTKNNMITYGIVIAAFIIVQILVSAGSLSSLMQGLLVPLCVYVILALSLNLTVGILGELSLGHAGFMCVGAFSSAFFSKCMEGIIPSAGLRFFLALLIGAVLAGIFGILIGIPVLRLKGDYLAIVTLAFGEIIKNVINVFFIGKDSNGFHFSMKDAVALDMEPDGMVIVNGPQGITGTPKDSTFLIGIILILITLVIILNMVNSRDGRAIMAIRDNRIAAESIGINITKYKLMAFSVSAALAGVAGVLYAHNLSTLTALPKNFGYNMSIMILVFVVLGGIGNMRGSIIAAVILTLLPELLRGLSDYRMLIYAIVLILMMLFNWAPKSIEWREKHSFRRLTAKKKTAKEAE from the coding sequence ATGTTAAAGAAGATGAATAAAACGACAAAAAACAATATGATAACGTATGGTATTGTCATAGCGGCATTTATCATCGTTCAGATCCTGGTTTCAGCGGGGAGCTTATCCAGCCTTATGCAGGGGCTTCTGGTTCCGCTCTGTGTCTACGTGATCCTGGCGCTTTCTCTGAACCTTACCGTGGGTATCCTCGGAGAACTCAGCCTCGGTCATGCAGGGTTTATGTGTGTAGGTGCTTTTTCCAGTGCATTCTTTTCGAAATGTATGGAGGGAATTATTCCTTCCGCAGGGCTCCGCTTTTTTCTGGCACTGCTGATCGGCGCAGTACTTGCCGGAATCTTCGGCATTCTGATCGGTATTCCGGTCCTCCGGCTGAAGGGAGACTATCTGGCGATCGTGACGCTTGCATTCGGCGAGATCATTAAAAACGTCATCAATGTATTTTTTATCGGAAAGGACAGCAATGGTTTTCATTTTTCCATGAAAGATGCAGTGGCGCTTGATATGGAACCGGACGGTATGGTCATTGTAAACGGTCCGCAGGGAATCACGGGAACGCCGAAAGATTCCACTTTTCTGATTGGGATAATACTGATCCTGATCACTCTGGTTATCATTCTGAATATGGTGAATTCAAGAGACGGCCGCGCAATCATGGCGATCCGTGACAATCGGATCGCGGCGGAATCAATTGGAATCAATATCACAAAATACAAACTGATGGCGTTTTCTGTATCTGCTGCCCTGGCAGGTGTCGCAGGAGTACTGTATGCGCACAACCTGTCCACACTGACGGCGCTTCCCAAGAACTTCGGGTATAATATGTCCATCATGATTCTGGTATTTGTCGTGCTGGGCGGAATCGGAAACATGAGAGGGTCCATTATAGCTGCAGTTATCCTGACGCTGCTTCCGGAACTCTTAAGAGGCCTTTCGGATTACCGGATGCTGATCTATGCCATCGTGCTGATCCTTATGATGCTCTTTAACTGGGCGCCGAAATCAATCGAATGGCGTGAAAAACATTCATTCAGACGGTTGACCGCGAAAAAGAAGACAGCGAAGGAGGCAGAATAG
- a CDS encoding branched-chain amino acid ABC transporter permease — protein sequence MSFLSYLINGISLGSVYAIIALGYTMVYGIAKMLNFAHGDVIMVGGYAVLLATTNLGLPPIIGILAAVVFCTVLGVTIERVAYRPLRNAASPLAVLITAIGVSYLLQNIALLLFGANTKSFKSVVTIPAISLADGALLITGETIVTIVSCVVIMIILTLFIRKSKSGQAMLAVSEDKGAAQLMGINVNRTIALTFAIGSGLAALAGVLLCSAYPSLSPYTGAMPGIKAFVAAVFGGIGSVPGAMIGGILLGIIEILGKAYISSQLADAIVFAVLIIVLLVKPTGILGKNIQEKV from the coding sequence ATGAGCTTTTTATCTTACTTGATTAATGGCATTAGCCTGGGCAGCGTCTATGCGATCATTGCCTTGGGTTACACCATGGTATATGGAATTGCAAAGATGCTGAACTTTGCGCATGGTGATGTAATTATGGTAGGCGGTTACGCGGTTCTGCTGGCGACAACGAACCTGGGCTTACCGCCGATTATAGGAATTTTAGCAGCGGTTGTTTTCTGTACAGTGCTCGGTGTAACGATCGAACGTGTCGCATACCGTCCGCTCAGGAATGCAGCATCGCCGCTGGCGGTGCTGATCACTGCGATCGGAGTCAGCTACCTGCTGCAGAATATTGCGCTTCTGCTGTTCGGAGCCAATACTAAATCTTTTAAATCTGTTGTGACAATTCCAGCCATTTCACTGGCTGACGGTGCGCTGCTCATAACCGGTGAGACGATCGTGACGATCGTATCCTGTGTTGTGATCATGATTATACTGACCCTGTTTATCAGAAAGTCAAAATCCGGTCAGGCCATGCTGGCGGTTTCGGAGGACAAAGGAGCGGCGCAGCTGATGGGAATCAATGTCAACAGGACGATTGCGCTGACATTTGCGATTGGGTCAGGACTCGCCGCACTGGCAGGCGTCCTGCTCTGTTCAGCCTATCCGTCTCTGTCGCCCTACACGGGCGCGATGCCGGGCATCAAGGCGTTCGTAGCCGCTGTGTTCGGAGGGATCGGATCCGTGCCGGGAGCGATGATCGGAGGAATTCTTCTGGGTATTATCGAAATACTGGGCAAGGCATACATCTCGTCGCAGCTTGCGGATGCGATTGTTTTTGCTGTGCTTATTATCGTACTGCTCGTGAAGCCTACGGGTATTCTGGGCAAAAATATCCAGGAGAAAGTGTAG
- a CDS encoding transcription repressor NadR, with amino-acid sequence MNGEARRKEILNYIQSSTGPVSGSRLSEEFHVSRQVIVQDVALLRAANQDIVSTNRGYVLNAWKRAQRIFKVCHADDEIVDELYTIVDMGGRVADVFVNHKVYGQLKADMLINSRRDVEEFMEGIRMGKSSPLKNITSGYHYHTVTADSEAILNLIENALKMKGYLVE; translated from the coding sequence ATGAATGGTGAGGCGAGACGAAAGGAAATATTGAATTACATTCAGAGCAGTACAGGACCGGTATCGGGAAGCAGGCTGTCGGAGGAATTCCACGTCAGCAGGCAGGTAATCGTGCAGGATGTTGCTCTTCTGCGGGCAGCCAACCAGGACATTGTATCCACGAACAGAGGATATGTGCTGAATGCATGGAAAAGAGCGCAGCGGATATTTAAAGTCTGTCATGCAGATGATGAAATCGTGGATGAGCTCTATACAATCGTGGATATGGGAGGCAGAGTAGCGGATGTGTTTGTCAACCATAAAGTATACGGACAGCTGAAAGCGGATATGCTGATCAATTCCAGAAGAGATGTGGAAGAATTTATGGAAGGGATCCGCATGGGAAAGTCCAGTCCGCTGAAAAATATCACTTCTGGTTATCATTACCACACAGTAACAGCCGATTCTGAGGCAATACTAAATTTGATAGAAAATGCCTTGAAAATGAAAGGATATCTGGTAGAATAA
- the nadC gene encoding carboxylating nicotinate-nucleotide diphosphorylase, protein MNNPITTKLNVDDLILQALKEDITSEDITTNAVMRKPCLGQVDLICKQDGIVAGMGVFARVFELLDDTVKVEAYVEDGDLVTSGTRMAVVTGDIRVLLSGERTALNYLQRMSGIATYTHSIAVLLEGSKTKLLDTRKTTPNMRIFEKYAVKVGGGCNHRYNLSDGILLKDNHIGAAGSVKKAIEMAKEYAPFVRKIEVEVENLDMVKEAVDAGADIIMLDNMTPEMMKEAVVLIGGRAQTECSGNVTKENIERYLSVGVDFISSGALTHSAPIMDISLKNLHAV, encoded by the coding sequence ATGAACAATCCAATCACAACGAAGCTAAATGTGGATGATTTAATTTTACAGGCACTGAAAGAAGATATCACATCGGAGGATATCACGACCAATGCGGTCATGAGAAAACCATGCCTGGGGCAGGTGGACCTGATCTGCAAGCAGGACGGGATCGTGGCAGGCATGGGCGTTTTTGCAAGGGTATTCGAGCTGCTGGATGACACGGTAAAAGTGGAGGCCTATGTGGAGGACGGAGACCTGGTGACGAGCGGCACCAGGATGGCGGTTGTCACGGGAGACATCCGTGTGCTGCTGTCCGGGGAACGCACAGCACTGAATTACCTGCAGAGAATGTCCGGCATCGCGACATACACGCACTCCATCGCTGTTCTGCTGGAAGGCAGTAAGACGAAGCTGCTGGATACGAGAAAAACGACACCGAATATGAGAATCTTTGAAAAATATGCTGTCAAAGTGGGCGGAGGCTGCAATCACCGCTATAATCTCTCGGACGGGATTCTGCTCAAGGATAACCACATTGGCGCGGCGGGAAGTGTGAAAAAGGCGATAGAGATGGCGAAGGAGTACGCGCCGTTTGTGCGTAAGATCGAGGTGGAGGTAGAAAATCTGGATATGGTAAAAGAGGCGGTGGATGCCGGCGCGGATATTATCATGCTGGATAATATGACACCGGAAATGATGAAAGAGGCCGTCGTACTGATCGGCGGGCGTGCACAGACAGAGTGTTCCGGAAATGTGACGAAAGAAAATATTGAAAGATATCTGTCTGTCGGTGTTGATTTTATCTCAAGCGGCGCGCTGACGCATTCTGCCCCAATTATGGATATATCTCTGAAGAATCTGCATGCAGTATAG